In Candidatus Rokuibacteriota bacterium, the DNA window TGGTCGCCCACCACCCAGAAGTTCAGGCCGTTCGGGAGCGAGAGATCCTCGCGGATCCGGCCCACGAAACAGTCGTCCTGCCCCTCGACGACCACGGGCATCGGGTAGCGGTTCTCGGCCGGCTCGTCCCAGACCCTGAGCCCCGGGAAGTTGGCGAAGAGCTCCCGGGCGCGCGCGGAGCTGACCTTCTCGACGGTCTCGACGTTCACGGCGACCGAGTGGGCGGTGAACACCGGCACCCTGACCGTCGTCGGGGAAATGGCGAGGTCCGGCGCCTCCAGGATCTTCCGCACCTCGTGGATGAGCTTCCACTCCTCGCCGGTGTAGCCGCCGTCTCCGAACCGGTCGATGTGCGGGATCAGATTGAAGGCGATCTGGTGGGGAAAGTGCCGGGCTTCCATCGGCTCGCCCTTGGCCCAGGCGAGCGTCTGGCGTCGAAGCTCCTCCACCCCGTTCACGCCCGCACCGGACACCGCCTGATAGCTCACGGCGATGACCCGCCGGATCCGCGCCGCGTCGTGGAGCGGCTTGAGCGGCATCACGGTGACGACGGTCGTGCAGTTAGGGCTCGCGACGATCCCCCTGTGGCCCGTCACCGCGTGGGCGTTGATCTCGGGAACGACCAGCGGCACTCCGGGGTCCATCCTGAAGGCGCTGGATTTGTCCACCACGACAGCTCCGGCTCTCACCGCCTGGGGCGCGAACTCCCGCGATTGGGCCGACCCGGCCGAGAAGAACGCGATCTCCACGCCGCTGAACGCCTGCGGAGTCACCTTCTCAACGCGGAGGACCTCTCCCCTGAAGCGCACCGTCTTCCCGACGGACCGCTCGGAGGCGAAGGCGCGCAGCTCCTTCACGGGGAACTTGCGCTCCTCGAGTATCTTGAGCGTGGTCGACCCGGCCGCCCCGGTCGCGCCGACGACTGCCACCACGTACCCTGACGCCATGAGCTCTCCTTTGGAGCTTCCCCTCCACCCGGTTCGAGCGCTGGCTTTGCCAGTGCAAGCCTCCTGGGGGAGGCATCGGAGGGGGCCCGGGCGGGTACCCGGGCCAGAGGCCCGGGTGCGCCGAAGGCGTGGGTGTCCCCCTCCGACTAGAAGAGCGCTTCGACTTCGCGCGCGATCAGATCGCCCATCTGGCTCGTCCCGACCAGCGTCGTCCCCTCCTGGCGGATGTCCGAGGTCCGGTAGCCCTTCTCCAGGACCCGCAGCACCGCCGCCTCGACCCGCTCCGCCTCGGACCCCAGGTTCAGCGAGTAGCGGAGCAGCATGGCCGCCGAGAGGATCGCGGCGATGGGGTTCGCGATCCCCCGCCCCGCGATATCCGGCGCCGTGCCGTGCACGGGCTCGTAGAGGGCGCTCGTCCCGCCGAGCGACGCCGAGGGGAGCATCCCCATGGAGCCCGCGAGGATCGCCGCTTCGTCGGACAGGATATCACCGAAGGTGTTCTCGGTCACGAGCGTATCGAACGTCGACGGCCGCTGGACGAGGGCCATGGCGCAGTTGTCGACGAGGATGTGCTCGAGCGCCACGTCGGGGAACTCCCGGGCGACCTGGTTCACCACCTCCCGCCAGAGCTGGGAGACCACCAGCACGTTCGCCTTGTCCACCGAGGCCAGCCGCTTGCGG includes these proteins:
- a CDS encoding aspartate-semialdehyde dehydrogenase gives rise to the protein MASGYVVAVVGATGAAGSTTLKILEERKFPVKELRAFASERSVGKTVRFRGEVLRVEKVTPQAFSGVEIAFFSAGSAQSREFAPQAVRAGAVVVDKSSAFRMDPGVPLVVPEINAHAVTGHRGIVASPNCTTVVTVMPLKPLHDAARIRRVIAVSYQAVSGAGVNGVEELRRQTLAWAKGEPMEARHFPHQIAFNLIPHIDRFGDGGYTGEEWKLIHEVRKILEAPDLAISPTTVRVPVFTAHSVAVNVETVEKVSSARARELFANFPGLRVWDEPAENRYPMPVVVEGQDDCFVGRIREDLSLPNGLNFWVVGDQLRKGAATNAVQIAELLTRPAL